In the genome of Trichomycterus rosablanca isolate fTriRos1 chromosome 24, fTriRos1.hap1, whole genome shotgun sequence, one region contains:
- the alas1 gene encoding 5-aminolevulinate synthase, nonspecific, mitochondrial, whose amino-acid sequence MDAIIRCPFLSRVPQAFLQQTRKTLVSYAVKCPVMMDLASKPLVRAVSSTPANFQKSDDVIQTEATEAPEMPSGHPKAPAGSKCPFLAAEMGQKNSGVVRQASMDLQEDVSEVRTLQQDVSALELNPHVKEVKSGGSLMKKLMKQRPTLVSHLLQENMPKSVSNFRYDEFFEKKIETKKNDHTYRVFKTVNRRATEFPMADDYSGSLVQRRDVSVWCSNDYLGMSRHPRVVQTVSETLQRHGSGAGGTRNISGTSKFHVDLEHELADLHGKDAALLFTSCFVANDSTLFTLAKMLPGCEIYSDAGNHASMIQGIRNSGAKKFIFHHNDVAHLRELLEKSDPHVPKIVAFETVHSMDGAVCPLEEMCDVAHEFGAITFVDEVHAVGLYGARGGGIGDRDGVMHKMDIISGTLGKAFGCVGGYIASTSALVDTVRSYAAGFIFTTSLPPMLLAGARESIRVLKSEEGRVLRRKHQRNVKLLRQMLMDSGLPVVHCPSHIIPVRVSDAEKNTAVCDILMNRYNIYVQAINYPTVARGDELLRIAPTPHHNPQMMKYFVERLLQAWQEVGLELKPHSSAECDFCRQPLHFQLMSEREKSYFSGLSHPISALA is encoded by the exons ATGGACGCCATCATCCGCTGCCCGTTCCTGTCCCGCGTGCCACAGGCGTTCCTCCAGCAGACCAGGAAAACCCTGGTGAGCTACGCGGTGAAGTGCCCCGTGATGATGGACCTGGCGTCGAAGCCGCTGGTCCGCGCCGTGTCCTCCACTCCGGCCAACTTCCAGAAGAGTGATGATGTCATCCAGACGG AAGCTACCGAGGCCCCCGAAATGCCCAGTGGTCACCCCAAAGCTCCGGCGGGCTCCAAGTGCCCCTTCCTGGCGGCTGAGATGGGCCAGAAGAACAGCGGCGTGGTGAGACAGGCCAGCATGGATCTGCAGGAGGACGTTTCGGAGGTCCGCACCCTGCAGCAAG ACGTCTCGGCGCTGGAGCTGAACCCTCACGTGAAGGAGGTGAAGTCTGGAGGGAGCCTGATGAAGAAGCTGATGAAACAGCGCCCCACCCTGGTGTCTCACCTGCTgcaggagaacatgccaaagt CCGTCTCTAACTTCCGCTACGACGAGTTCTTCGAGAAGAAGATCGAGACCAAGAAGAACGACCACACCTACCGCGTGTTTAAGACGGTGAACCGGAGAGCCACCGAGTTCCCCATGGCGGACGATTACTCCGGGTCTCTGGTGCAGCGGCGCGACGTCTCGGTGTGGTGCAGTAACGACTACCTGGGGATGAGTCGGCACCCGCGCGTGGTCCAGACCGTCTC GGAGACGCTACAGAGGCACGGCTCGGGCGCCGGGGGGACGCGGAACATCTCGGGGACCAGCAAGTTCCACGTGGATCTGGAACACGAGCTGGCCGATCTGCACGGGAAGGACGCGGCGCTGCTCTTCACCTCCTGCTTCGTCGCTAACGACTCCACGCTGTTCACCCTCGCCAAGATGCTGCCTG GATGTGAGATCTACTCGGACGCCGGGAACCACGCCTCCATGATCCAGGGGATCCGGAACAGCGGAGCGAAGAAGTTCATCTTCCATCACAACGACGTGGCTCACCTGAGGGAACTCCTGGAGAAATCCGATCCTCACGTTCCCAAGATCGTGGCCTTCGAGACGGTGCACTCCATGGACG GCGCGGTGTGCCCCCTGGAGGAGATGTGCGACGTCGCTCACGAGTTCGGAGCCATCACGTTCGTGGACGAAGTTCACGCCGTCGGTCTGTACGGAGCCAGAGGAGGAGGAATCGGCGACCGGGATGGGGTCATGCACAAGATGGACATCATCTCCGGAACTCTGG gAAAGGCGTTCGGCTGTGTGGGAGGCTACATCGCCAGCACCAGCGCTCTGGTGGACACGGTGCGCTCGTACGCCGCCGGTTTCATCTTCACCACGTCGCTCCCTCCCATGCTGCTGGCCGGCGCTCGGGAGTCCATCAGGGTCCTGAAGAGCGAGGAGGGGCGGGTCCTACGCCGCAAACACCAGCGCAACGTCAAACTGCTGCGCCAGATGCTGATGGACTCGGGACTGCCCGTCGTCCACTGCCCCTCTCACATCATTCCAGTCCGG GTTTCTGATGCGGAGAAGAACACGGCGGTGTGCGACATCCTCATGAACCGCTACAACATCTACGTTCAGGCCATCAACTACCCCACCGTCGCCCGCGGCGACGAGCTCCTCCGCATCGCCCCCACGCCCCATCACAACCCTCAGATGATGAAATATTTCGTGG AGAGGCTGCTGCAGGCGTGGCAGGAGGTGGGACTGGAACTGAAACCCCACTCCTCGGCCGAGTGCGACTTCTGCCGGCAGCCACTGCACTTCCAACTGATGAGCGAGAGGGAGAAGTCGTACTTCAGCGGCCTCAGCCACCCCATATCCGCCCTGGCCTGA